The DNA segment CCGCGGACCGGTAAGACGGTGAACGCGATCAGGATGGCCAGCCAGTAGCCGCGGGTCTGTGCGATCCTCATCGCTACCAGCGCGGCCACGATCATGACCGCCTGGGCGACGACGACGGTGCTGGCCACCGTGGCAAACGGGTTGGCGTGGGTGGCCACCACGGCCAGCCCGTAGAACGGCAATATCGCCGCGTTGCCCAGGTGGAACAACACCAGCGCGGCGGCCAGCGCCAGCAGCGGCCGGGACCGCAGCAGCACCCGCATCGCCGACACCGGGACCTCACCGGCGGGGGGCTCGCCGCGCGCGACGTGATGATCGATGCGAGCACCCGGGATTGCCAGCACGGCCACGATGGTTACCACCGCGAACCCAACGGCCAGCCAGAACACCCCCCCGTAGCCAAATAGCCAGCCCAGGAGCCCCGATGCGGCGGCGCCCACCATGTTGCCCGCGTGGTTGTAGGCCTGATTCCGGCCGTTCTGGGCGGTGAAGCCGGCCTGGCCCACCACGCCGAGCGTGATGCCGATCACCGCGGGGGCGATCGTCGCCCCGGAGATGCACATCACCGCCTGCGCCCCCGCCACCACCCAGAACTGCCGCGATGTCAGGATCACCGCCGACGCGGCCACCGCGGCGAGACCGACGACGATGACACAGGCCCGCTTGCGGTGGGTGGCATCGACCAGGGCCCCGGCGGGTCCCACGGCGACCATGCCGACGATCGCCCCGAGGGTGATCACCGCACCGATGGCACCGGTCGTCCAGCCACGACTGGCCAGCAACACGCCCAGAAACGGACCCATCCCGGCCTCCATGTCGGCCATGAAGAAGTTCA comes from the Mycobacterium shinjukuense genome and includes:
- a CDS encoding MFS transporter codes for the protein MPFQEIPPPRYCGRDRAALQTVNFFMADMEAGMGPFLGVLLASRGWTTGAIGAVITLGAIVGMVAVGPAGALVDATHRKRACVIVVGLAAVAASAVILTSRQFWVVAGAQAVMCISGATIAPAVIGITLGVVGQAGFTAQNGRNQAYNHAGNMVGAAASGLLGWLFGYGGVFWLAVGFAVVTIVAVLAIPGARIDHHVARGEPPAGEVPVSAMRVLLRSRPLLALAAALVLFHLGNAAILPFYGLAVVATHANPFATVASTVVVAQAVMIVAALVAMRIAQTRGYWLAILIAFTVLPVRGLLAAAVITTWGVIPVQVLDGIGAGMLSVAVPGLVARILDGTGHINVGQGAIMAAQGLGGALSPLLGGVVAQHLGFPVAFAMLGAVSLGSLIIWLGLASLLRPPARAVAKRQDVHDSEAIV